Part of the Hevea brasiliensis isolate MT/VB/25A 57/8 chromosome 16, ASM3005281v1, whole genome shotgun sequence genome is shown below.
acctttaaaaaaatattattttaaaaatatcttgctaaaaaaatttaattataaaaattttaaaataatgattttaattatttcaacgttgttataaaaaaaaggtaaagattattttaaattattttaataatagttaaaataatatttttaaaaaatatctttTTATCACGAACTTCAACGCCAGTACGACACCTTGATTAATGatttaataaaatagttttttttaaTACTTTATTGTCAAAAATgtacttttaaattaaatttaaagaaatatgaatcaTATGAAAATGCGTAAATTCTCATTATCAtcagaaaatttataattttatcattgaatttaatttaaaaattaatttatgagttgaaagtttaaaataataaaatagtatATTATTCTTAAAATTTTGCTAGTTTTTATTCCCTAGTGAAAAAAGTTGGAATATATTCTTTTCATTTTGGTGTTGTGAAAATGATTCTAACACTTTCATTTTAAATCTCATTTTCTCTTAAACACATCCTCTAGAGTTTCTTGTAAATATCAGCAACAGCAATACTTTCAACAAGGTCATCCTAATAATGGCCTATGGATAAGAATTCATAAAAAAATCTTGTATGATATTTACATTTATCTAtgaaacataattaattaattaattaatcaactttTAAGAATAAATTATTCCAACTCATTTATTGATAGTTgtctaaaaatttatataataataaacatAGTCTCTGTATCAATTAATACTAACAAaacatcaataaattttaatatttagacTAAACTTACTACATAATCATTGAGATATTTTCTTTTGACCCAATTTTATCATTTGTCTCATCTTCAAGCTATCAATACTATTTTCTCTGAATTTCTCGGTGATGTtggattaataaaataaaattactaacTCCTTCCTCTTATTTGTTGACGTGTTGATTCAGCAAATCCCCGTGCGTTAATAACAACCACAGATATCCTACTTGTGATTATTATTTTGTCAGGACCTAATTAATCAAGTTTGGTATCCAATCCTTGTCAGCCGCTTCGGCCAATTGGGTCAACTTTCAACCAAATTATTGTGTCGGGATTAAGTCGTAAATGCCCTCTTTAAAATAAATTCTTTATAAAAAGAaaactttaattgaatttttataaaattatattttatttttattttttatataaaaatttttaatttaaaaaaatttaattctttcattttaaatataataattaattaaaaaattaattaaattaaattattataaatgttcaCATTCCAAATAAGAGAAAAATTCATCTCAAATTAagttttgatttcaattttcatataattctaatttaattttaattttatttaggtttagttattgaaattttttttttaatttgattttaacttATTCTATAACTTTTAATCCGATTTTTATAAGCATAAAACCAGTTTTCTTCTTtctgaaaataaagaaagaaaaagaaaattacatTTTAGAAGTATTGTACCTCACACTCACAGGCCCACTAGAAACATTTGTTTTTTTGTGGGATGATCCTAAAATGTGATTTGAAGTCATGAAAACCAATTATATAGGTCGACTATGATGATATTTCTCCCTGAGTCTGTACAAAGTCCTTTCCCATAAAGTTTTCAACTTGTTAAATTGCAAAAGTTACACATTTGACAATCATTCCcaagcaaatgaaattttaacacAACTTATGAAAGGCAAACCCAGTGTTCAAAACCAAGCATTAATCATATACTGTAGAAAGGCTGAAGTTTTCCTCTGCAGTTTTGGTTCAACAGGAAGGTACAACAAAAATCTACATCAATCTTCATCAAGTCCCTTAAGAGTGCCGCTTTGTAAAGAATCGCAGATACATAAGCCTAATGCAACTGCCCCAGCTTTTGTGGACAAAATGCAGGGCAGTAAAATGCAGCATTATAtgatcaaaattttttttatgaatttatacTCACAAAAAGCATTATCAGCACTCAATTCGAACAGCACCACTCTCAGATGAAATGAACTTTGGTTTCCTAACTACTTGCTCCAAGCATTGGATGACATCCCCAATCTGGAAATCATCACAATCACAGAGCACAAGTCCACATTCATTTCCTTTCCCTACTTTTTCCACATCCTGCTTCTCTCGCTTGAGAGACTTGCAAGATCCTTCAAACACAACTTCCCCACTCCTTAGAAGCCTCATGATTGCTGATTTGGTAACATGGCCATCTATCACCCTGCAGCCAGCAATCGTCACATCAGCTCCTACAGACTTGCTCCTCCCCTTGAGCTCAAAGATATTCAGCACTTCAGCCTCCCCAGCTACCTGGGTCTCAAAAGTTCCAGGGGCCTTTTCCACTATTAATTTGCCAGCTTCCTCCAAAAGGTGATAGATCACACGGTGTTGCATTATCTACATCCATTGAATTAATCAATACAAATAACAAATCAACAGCCCATGCTCatgaatattactttgatttttttttttttttaaagtttccTGGATAGTTAAAAACATAAATAAATCAGTCCTATAATGATTTAAGGTTAATAACATGCCAGTACCTTTATCCTGGCTTGAGTTGCAGCCAAACTAACAGAGCTAGGTGGAGTCTTCACATTGAATCCAACTATACAAGCACCACAGGCTTGTGCCAAGTCCACATCAGACTGAGAAATAGGCCCAACACCAACATGGACTACATTCACAAAAACCTGGcaacataatttaaaaacatgTTAAGCATAATTGGGGACCATACTAAGGGCATAAATAATTGAAGAAATAGCAAACAATAAGAAGACTGATAAGTAATAACCACCAAGCGAGGAAGAAATAATCCTTTCAGGAACAAGAATAAAATTCCACAGAAATAACTGTTAACCAAAATGTTCCACCATTCATTGCATTAAAGCATTAGCACATACGAGAGCGATAACAATGATATTAAGCATTAATTCAGGCACGTGGCAGTATCATTTGGTTACCTGGGGACTATTTAAAGTCTTTAGTGCATCTGTTACAGCCTGGACAGTTCCCTGCACATCTGCTTTTACAATTATTGGCATTTCAATCCTCTCAGGCACAGGCATGTCATCTGATGCTTCTGTGGTTTCCGTTCTTTCATCAATCATCTGCATAAGTCTATCTTTCTCAAATTTCCTTTTCCTCCCTGCACTAAGCATCCTAGCTCGCTCTTCAGATTCCACAACAACAATATCATCACCAGCCATAGGAAGCCCCTTAAGCCCCTCAATCTCAATCGGCATTGCTGGTTTAGCCCTATCAGTTAACTTCCCTACCATGTCCCTAATAGCTCTTATTCTGCCCCACTCAGAACCCACAACCACATGCTGTCCACAAACCAAAGTCCCTGCTTTCACTATTGCAGTAACCAATGGACCACGTCCTTTGTCAAGTCTAGCCTCTACTACATAAGCTTGAGCAGGGCCATCAACACGCGCTTTTAGGTCCATAATCTCCGCCTGAAGAAGTAAAGCCTCCTCCAAATCATCCAATCCAGTATTTTTAACAGCTGACACTTCAACAACTTGAACATCCCCACCCATCTCCTCCAGCTGCAAGCCCTCCGATGCAAGCTGGATTTTAACTCTCTCAGGATTGGCTGCAGGTTTGTCACATTTATTAATTGCAACTACAATTGGTACATTAGCTGCTTTAGCATGGGACATGGCTTCAAGAGTTTGAGGCATCACCCCATCATCAGCAGCAACAACAAGCACAACTATATCTGTCACTGCTGCACCTCTTGCTCGCATCGCACTAAAAGCAGCATGACCAGGAGTATCAAGGAATGTGATTGATGACCCTGATGGCATGCCCACAACAAAAGCACCCAGATGCTGAGTTATCCCCCCAGCTTCCTTGGCTGCTACTGATGTTTGACGCAAAGCATCTAAAAGTGAAGTTTTACCATGGTCAACATGTCCCATGACAGTCACAACAGGAGGACGTGGAAGAATTTCTGCACCTTTGTTGGAGTGTTGCCTCCTGACTTTGATCCCAACTTCCTGCATATTTAATATAAAGAAATCCCCTTTAAGTTTTCAAAGCAGCTGAAACACAAGTGACCATGGTGATCTTGGGGGGAAAGGgacaaaagaaaaagagaaagtcaGGGGCCTAAAACCTAGCTCAGGAATCCTAGAGAGACCACGTCTATGGTTAGCATCTGAAAGCCAACATAAATTTGTTGTTTCTAATCCTTACACTACAACAAAGTCATGCGTCATAATTAATATACATTGTCAAACAGCCTGCAGTAATTGTCAAACAACAATACCATATAATCAAATACCACGGAAAACAGATTAATTCCTTTGGCAGCATATTGTGACTATTTAAATTTGCTTTCAGGTAAAAAATTGAGAACTGGATATAAAATGAATTTTTCCAATTTTCTGTCATCTTTGAGTTTGTATGATGAAAAGCATTATATAAGTCTTGCAACTAAGAAAGGGAAATACCATTCCAACCAGCTCTGCAACATCAATGCTGAGGGGATCAAATTCTGAACCAGCCTTTTCCCCAACATTAACAAGAATATCTTGCAGAGTAGCAATGGACTCACCAGTGCGCTTTGCAAGCTCAACAATGGTCATGCCTTCAAATATGTCCACTGTTTTATCTTGCAAAGACTTGGTATTTCTTTTCAGTTTAGGAGCCACATATGGAGCTTCAATAGGTGGCTTTCTATCCTTTTTCTTAAACTTTCCTTTAGTTTGGATCTTTAAACCAACTGGCTGATCATTATTTCGTCTTCTAGCCAACAGTTCTGGAGTGGCATGAAAACACCTAAGCAAGATAAACAAAACCATTATTTGGTCAAAACATCCAAGTAGAAATTTTATCCAAAACATTCAGGTTTCCAAAGCATTACATTTTATTGATATCACCATTAACTCCAATTGGAATAGCCTCAAACATCAAACAGTGAACATGGTTGCCATTTTACTTTGACAAGTCAAGTTGCCACCCAAAAATAAAACACACTTAACAACATCTAGCATGAACTTTACAATGTCAAATAATAGCTAAGTGCACTTGCACTTGACAAGTATGCACGGACATAGAATAAAACAAAGAGTGGGAAAACATTATTGGGAAGGAAATACAACTTGTAAGGAAAATAGAATGAAAGAGGAAGATACATGATAATTTATTATGATATCTGGTTCATTCAACGATAATTTCTTTTATTGTGACAAGTTTGATCCTAAGCCAAATTAAGGAAATTTTAAACCTAGGCAAGACCCTTGCCGCCACCAAGTTTTACTACCTAGCCTACACAAGTTTACCTGTATCTCGTCCTATTAActaggggtgagcagatttcggttTAGACCaaaaaaccgaatcgaactgagtcaattcggttcaatctgttcggttttaaaattcaatcggttcggttcggttattttcataaaaaataaaaaaaaccgaaccgaaccaaaattacTAATATATATAAAGGAAACcccaagatttttgagttttgatttctaagtttttttttttttatgtttttgttattgagatttaatgttgaaaacatgaaattttacaaaattcggtttgatcagtttaaaacagaaccgaaccgatatttatcggattgatttggttcggttttctcttaataatcgattcggttcggtttttaaaattttttattttcagttttcgactttatcggttcggttttggttcggaaccgaaccgaccatTTGCACACCCCTACGTATTAACTACATGAAATCATCATGCAAACATAATAGAATATCAAATATGACATCAAATTACTCTTTGCAAAACAGGGTGATGTCACGTCAACCAGGCCAAACTAAAAAAGATTTAAAAACCAATaacaaaagaaaaagtgagaCTGATACATTGCCTGTAGTTTAGCTACTACCAAGTGTAGTtttcaaaagagaaaaaaaagacaTGGAGACAGTAAATAAACCTAGCATTCCTtagaacaaataaaaaataaattaatgccAGAAGAAATATATAAACATACCGTATAAAGGATTCTTTCGTAGAGAAAATGTGATGGCCCCTGAAAAATGAGCTGAAAGAAAACTCTGCATCACAAATTTTTAGAAGCAAATGAATATGAGAAAGCCATACAGTTGGGAACAAAGATTTTTTATGAGTTGAATTGCAAAAGAAGGATGTAAATTAGAAGCATGAGAAACATGCATGCATTTTCAGTGTACCAGGTATGCCTCTGGCTGAAGTAGAAACAGATTTCACTGCAAACTCAAGATTATTTTTAGAAGTTAACCCCACTTCTTTCCCTAGAGATGGTGAAGTCCAAACTCTAACCATATCACCATGAATAAACTGCAAAATAGTCAAATGAATATTCTTCAGATATGcaatgtgagagagagagagagagagagagagagagagagagaggttaaACATATAATCTGAATGAGAAAATGTGACCAAGGTGGTTTTATTAAGAATGTCAATATCAATCGGTAAGCGTTTGGTTCCTAGTTTAAAGTAGAAGAGACAATAAAATAATGTTGTCTGGCATCCCTTCTTGGCCTCTGAAAGAAGCAagcagaaaaagaaaaaaaagagcataatattcatatacataAATTAACTCTGTCAACTAAAACTAGAAGTTCAGCAATTGTACTttaaaaaactaaagaaaaaaatTACTAACTTTGTTTCAACTCCTCTACACAGCATTTGCCTGCATAATTCACAAGATAAATATGCTACGTTTTTAAACCAACAATCAcccattaaaattataaatttttctcttttatttccaAATGTTTTCGAGCAATGGGGTTTCCATTAAGTCAAAATCGTAATCATATATCATCCCTATTaactgttcaaaaaaaaaaaaaaaactctaatttCATAATGTTCAAGGTTCAAATTCTGCTAGGCGGAAATCCTCAAAATACAAACACAAGtagtaaaaacaaataaaaaggaaaaattatatcttACCCTTTTCCGAGCTGCTCTCCAAGCCATTCATATGCCTCTTTTAACTATACAAAACCCGATGCAGAGAAAAACGCAATCAAGAGCCCGTAGCAAAAGagctatagaaaaaaaaaaaaaaaaaaaggcaatacACTCAAATCTTAATCAATTTTCATGCACTAGTATGAATTTACGTCATTCAAtataataacttaaataaatcaACATTACAGAGTCCTTTCTAGTTTCTACAAATCTGTCTCTGTATTCACTGATTAGTCTTCTGAAATCAAATCAAACTTTTCTCTCACCCCACCAACCGTCAAGAACCTTGTATGAAttcgaatcaaaattcaaaattttcacatcATACCTTCTTCTTGAGGTAAATAATTGATAAACACTTATTGCAGTATATAACGAAGCAAACCTTGATTATTGAAGAACGAAATTCAAAACCCAGGAACGAAGGAGTAAATTGAACACTTACCAATCAGAATACACCCATAAACTGGCAGCAATTCATAGACGAATGTGGCTCCCTCAAATAACTCTTTACAAGGGAAGCTGTATCcagataaataaattattaagaaaaaggatatttataatatatgggagctgcgGTAGCGATTTTGTGGAGCAAGTTCGCTCGTCTCTTGCTGATGAAACTCTTTTAGAAGTAGAACCTCTTGTCTAATCAGGGTTTCTGAGGTTGAGATCCTAAGGCAATGGGTGTTTTTACCACGCTGTCGTGATTATATTTACACATggtttggttttattttttaagttAGGATTCTTGTGTTTCAGTTTGGtataaattaaaatacaaaatttaattaaatttcatatgatttttatttaatataattttatattaaaatttattttaaaaaaattatctttataaaaaaatatctatttttaaataatatacacTTTAGTTTTTTTTAACTCCACACTTTGTTTTTATTATGCACATAAAAATGACAATACATAAAATACTCacctaaaattaaatttaattaatatttttaatatttaaatctaTTTTATACtctattattaatataaaaaaaattaactcgatttattttatattttttaattaataatttatataaaaatatattttattgataattatattttaaaatttaataattttataaatttatttaaaatgtaatataaaagcttctaattaccattaaaaatatatattttatttaattaattatttatataaacatttgaaatttaaataaatcttaaatctgaatatatactatttaaaatattatttttacttaTAATAAATTATCCACATTTTAATATTTTGAGATTCATTTTGAATTTATTGGTAGATAGATGAAATTGAATTAATCACTAATCGCTAACTTTAAATTTAATGAGTATATAATCGTTACATTGaaaaacttttaaaaaaaataaaatataaatttaaaaattattaaaagagtATTTAATTTAGATTATAAGTAATTAAatgtatttataaataaaaaattataaataaattaatatttaatttaaaaaaattatttaagatAAAGTTAAAAGTCTTTCTATTTATAACtcacttatttatttttaaattatattttaattaaataaaaaaatatattattctaataatttttttaaatttcaatattattatcaaTTTAACAATTACATtacttaataatatttttttataatatattttttttattattttaataaatttaattattttcaaacaCTTTTAAATCAaacattattaattttaaataatcctcctaaataattaattagtattcaACTCAAACGTCTTACAAAATAACTAAACATAAatttaagaacattaaaatgttgCGCCCTCCCCTCCCCTCCCAACTCCCTCTGCTTCCACGCCAACTCCCCCCTTCACCCCCTGCTCTAGCGACTTCCCTCCGTCCACGTCCCCCGCCCCCACATACACACCCTCTGCTACAACGCGGACCACCCAACACTCCCTGTTTCCGCCCGAAACCCCCATCCCCCTGCTTCGTCTGGaaaaccaccccccccccccttcctCCTCCACTGCCACTGCTCTGGCTGCCCACTCCACACCCTCCAAATTCATCAGCCATCATCCTGCAGCTCATCGTCGTAGGTGATTTGCATAGGATTCAATTTCCAGATAAGCGGTGGAGGTGATGTTTCTTGCTGCAGTGCCGTCTTTGCTGCTGCGGTAGAATTTCCCATGGTTTCCCCAAAAGAAGTGTTTGCGATTTCTCCTGTAACGATTGTGGTAATTTGCGATTTCTATAATGCTTTGGGTAATTTGCCTTTTTGGTAATGAGTTGTAATGGAAAATCTGTACTTTGTGATTTCTGTTATTTGTAAATTGCTTTATTTTCAAACCGGGGGCGGTGTGATTGAATTGCGGTTTTTGACAAATCTATTTACCTAGTTTTTAACTTTATGTTTtatctaaaaaaaatttatagttGAGACTTTGAGACTTCACACTGGATGAGAGAGAGAAGCAatagcttttatatatatatatatatatatatatatatatatatatatatatatatatatatatatatatatatattttttttttttttttctatttcaggCAAGTGCCATTTTCTCTCCCTCTCCAACTTCTCGTTTCAGGGTTTTATAGGGTTTTCAGGATCATCGAAATACTTGTTATACCCTTCGCATTTGGTGCTGGAGAGAATCTCACTCTCTCTCATCACTATACGGGATTGCTGGTTAGTTCCTCCTTTTCGGTGCCAAATTTTGGTCTTGCTACGTTTTTTTTATTTGGATTACTAGTTTAATTGTTTTTCCGGCATTTCCTTCCTGGTTTCTAAGAAAATTGGGGGAAAGAAATAGAAAAGTTACATGGAAATTTTGAGGTATTCTTAGTTTTTTTAAggctatatttttttttttatgtggttgTTTAGGAAACAAATATTTGGCtaaatttgttttatttctttcatgAACTGATTCTTACCCGTCAGGCAGACCTTTACCTgtttctttttaataatttttctggGTTTTCATTTTGTTGAAGTtgtgagcttttttttttttttttttactaatggTTGTTTTAGAATTGATAATCTCAATTTTTTGGACCGTTTAGTTTGAGATTTTGGTtatttcttttcctctttctttgtATGGAAGTGAAGTTTTATTGTTTAATCTGGTACACTTGTTATTGCTCAATGATGTGCATTTAAAGCTGTGAACTTTTAGCGTAGTGAATTGGTTGTCTTCTGATCTCAATTTTGCCATTTTGAATTATGACTAAGACTATTACTTTAATCTTCTCAGCTCAGTAAAAGTAAAACTATTGATAATACAAACAGATCCTGAAATTTTTTACTGAAGCAAGTTCTATGTTTATATACTTATAGATGGATACTTATTAAGGAGTAGTCTATTTGGATGGTATGGATGAAGGATTGGGTGAGGAACTGGCTCCAGTTGATGTGGCAGGGGGGGCACACCTTCATAACAAAGAGAATGAATATTCCCTGAAACCACCTGAAAGCTCCAACATATTGGAATCTCATGATATGGTTACACCTTGCGAGGCTGAGAGCTCATTCCACATACTTGCAGATATTTTGGATTCCAATAATTTAAATAGGGTAAACCCTGTAGATGCATGTGAACAGCCATGTGCTAGCCCTTGTTATATGCATGATGTTGGGAACATGGTTGAAGAATTAATGGTGACAAATTATGATGATTCAAACTTCGCTATAGTTGGAACATCGAACAACAGAGAAAGAATGCAAGCTAGGCAGAGTCAGTGGCAGCATTTTTATCATCCTGAAGGTGAATCAGGAATTGGGAGCTCACGTACCAATACCTTATGCAGGGACAATGTTCAGGGAATGTCAAGTGGCAGGGAACATGTGAGGTATGCATCTTCCCCTATGTTTTTGGGCCACAAAACATCAAACGATGGCTACAATGAAGGGATGGAGCAACCAAATGTTGAACATAAAGAGGATTCACACAATATGATCTCTCATGGTGGTATTCGGACAAAGATTCTAACAAAATCAGGATTCtcagaaatttttataaaaaatacatTGAAGGGTAAGGGGATCATTTTTAGAGCTCCACACCATGAAAGTCCAAGATTTGTGCCAAAAGATGAGAATAATGGAAAGGCTGCTACTGGTAATTTGGAAGCTTCTAACTCTTTGCTGACTTTAGGTGCAAAAACAGCAATGCATTCTTCCTTTGGTATTGCTGGGCCAAGGCCTGCTGGTTCTGATCATGAAGGAGTTGCTTTGCGACATTGGTTGTGTGCACGACATAAAGTGAATAAAGTTGAGTGCTTGCATATATTTAGACAGATTGTTGATCTAGTGGATAATTCTCACTCACAAGGTGTTGCCTTGGGTGGCTTACGGCCTTCATTCTTCAAGTTGTTGCGATCAAATCATGTAAAATATGTTGGTTTAGCTGCTCAAGGGGATATGCTAGGGAGTGCTATGGATCAAGATATACCTTGTTCAGAGAATCATGTAGTTAGGAGAAGGCCAGCAGAGCAGGGAATGTTACCTTTTGTTGGTGTATTTGCAAAGAAGCAAAAGTTCAGTGAGAACACAAACCATATTAGGCAGTGGCCTCAGTTTACTGCACAATATGGCTTCAAAACTGAAACTGCTAATGATGGTAACATCAATGTTTCCAGTGCACACTATTCTCATAAGGAACTCACTGAACATAATCCAAATGTAGAATGTGGAATTCAGAGCAAGAGCAGCCATCACCTGTCCAGTACAGTTCAACAGCAGTCGACATCCATTGATGGGTCAGAAGAGAAGTGGTATGCAAGTCCCGAGGAGCTGAGTGAGGGAATCTGCACAATATCATCAAATGTATATAGTCTGGGTATTCTACTGTTTGAGGTACAAATGGCTTATATGATTTTGCTTCTTCTAAATTATGGTAGGATAATGTTACTATGAAAAGTTTTATGTGTTGCTGCCCAAAGGAAAATCAGTGACCACATTTACACTCTGGTGCAAATTATTATGCCTTAATTTGCATTGTGCAGATTCTCATGTCTCAATGTGTTTGACAAGCATAATATTTTGAGAAATATAGCTATGATTCTTGTAAGTTTGTgctgaattttaaaactttgagGCAAGAGGTGAGATTTATCTGCTCGTGCAGACTCTATCTTTTACATTCATAAGGCATTATGTTGTATTTTGTGTACACTATGGCTTTAGTTCACAAATTTTTAGTCCTGCACTTATTCTCTGAGCGCATTCACTAAAATGTAACTTGACCAACCATCTTGGATATTTTTTTTtgttactttatttttattattcatttGTTTTTGGGTCTCTCACTTCTTGTAATGCTACTCATTTTGTAactcataagaagttaaatgttcAAAGAACTTTGGTATGCACATGGTAGCAGCACTAGTAATTGATGAAATTGATGTTTTCATCTGAGTCTAGTATTGGTAACATCCTTCTTACATACCTATTAGCTATGCGTTATTCTGAATATTGTTTGTCATAACCTACGTTTTGTTTTGGGTTAAAGTGGAATTGAGGGCAAATTGTTGTAATGATTATTGAACACTGcactaattttcaattttggttatGCAACTTTAATATGGTTACTGAACTCTAATTTTGTTGCAATTAGGGCACTCTTAGCTGATGCTACAGAGATTCCAGCAAGAATTCACTGGAAATCTATCATGACATACAAGTCACTGTATGATA
Proteins encoded:
- the LOC110656286 gene encoding uncharacterized protein LOC110656286, whose product is MAWRAARKRFIHGDMVRVWTSPSLGKEVGLTSKNNLEFAVKSVSTSARGIPEFSFSSFFRGHHIFSTKESFIRCFHATPELLARRRNNDQPVGLKIQTKGKFKKKDRKPPIEAPYVAPKLKRNTKSLQDKTVDIFEGMTIVELAKRTGESIATLQDILVNVGEKAGSEFDPLSIDVAELVGMEVGIKVRRQHSNKGAEILPRPPVVTVMGHVDHGKTSLLDALRQTSVAAKEAGGITQHLGAFVVGMPSGSSITFLDTPGHAAFSAMRARGAAVTDIVVLVVAADDGVMPQTLEAMSHAKAANVPIVVAINKCDKPAANPERVKIQLASEGLQLEEMGGDVQVVEVSAVKNTGLDDLEEALLLQAEIMDLKARVDGPAQAYVVEARLDKGRGPLVTAIVKAGTLVCGQHVVVGSEWGRIRAIRDMVGKLTDRAKPAMPIEIEGLKGLPMAGDDIVVVESEERARMLSAGRKRKFEKDRLMQMIDERTETTEASDDMPVPERIEMPIIVKADVQGTVQAVTDALKTLNSPQVFVNVVHVGVGPISQSDVDLAQACGACIVGFNVKTPPSSVSLAATQARIKIMQHRVIYHLLEEAGKLIVEKAPGTFETQVAGEAEVLNIFELKGRSKSVGADVTIAGCRVIDGHVTKSAIMRLLRSGEVVFEGSCKSLKREKQDVEKVGKGNECGLVLCDCDDFQIGDVIQCLEQVVRKPKFISSESGAVRIEC
- the LOC110656287 gene encoding protein SPA1-RELATED 2 isoform X1; the protein is MDEGLGEELAPVDVAGGAHLHNKENEYSLKPPESSNILESHDMVTPCEAESSFHILADILDSNNLNRVNPVDACEQPCASPCYMHDVGNMVEELMVTNYDDSNFAIVGTSNNRERMQARQSQWQHFYHPEGESGIGSSRTNTLCRDNVQGMSSGREHVRYASSPMFLGHKTSNDGYNEGMEQPNVEHKEDSHNMISHGGIRTKILTKSGFSEIFIKNTLKGKGIIFRAPHHESPRFVPKDENNGKAATGNLEASNSLLTLGAKTAMHSSFGIAGPRPAGSDHEGVALRHWLCARHKVNKVECLHIFRQIVDLVDNSHSQGVALGGLRPSFFKLLRSNHVKYVGLAAQGDMLGSAMDQDIPCSENHVVRRRPAEQGMLPFVGVFAKKQKFSENTNHIRQWPQFTAQYGFKTETANDGNINVSSAHYSHKELTEHNPNVECGIQSKSSHHLSSTVQQQSTSIDGSEEKWYASPEELSEGICTISSNVYSLGILLFELLGRFNSQREHATAMSDLRLRILPPHFLSENPKEAGFCLWLLHPEPSSRPTTREILQSEVLKGLQEVSAKELSSSIDQDDTESELLLHFLIQLEEHKQKHASKLADDIRCVKADIEEVERRKCSKNTLGTKLSPICSTNEMRLASNMNQLESAYFSMRTKIQLLETDATTHQDREILRNRENYHIAVEGGESKNPIDRLGAFFDGLCKYARYSKFEVRGLLRTGDFNNSANVICSLSFDRDVDYFATAGVSKKIRIFEFNALLNDSVDIHYPVIEMSNKSRLSCISWNSYIKNYVASTDYDGVVKLWDASTGQGIFQYNEHERRAWSVDFSQVYPTKLASGSDDCSVKLWSINEACSFFLSILKGIVYSVS